ATGCGCAGCACCATACTGATTCGACAGCGCAGCGATCTTTTCTGCTGACCGACCACAGCCGATCACGGTATGACCGGCTTCAATGAACCCGGCGGTCATGGCACGGCCCAATCCCTGGGTCGCACCAGTCAAGACGATTACTTTCGACATTGGTTTACCTGCACTAAACTTGAGCCGGGGAATTTACTTCTCAGCGGCTTTAGTAGCAGCGGCCGCTTTTGCATCTTCCCGTTTGGAAAGTTCCGGATTCACGGGAACCGCGGAGGGTGCATCGCCACGAATCCATTTGATGGCTCCGATGACCGATTTTTGAAATACAGGGTTCGCCCAGGTTTGCGGGTTGTGTCCCAGATTATTCACAAAGACTTTGCCTTGCCCCCACTCTTTCGCCCAGGCAACGGGAACCTGATACGGACGTTTGGGATTGCATTTTTCCATATTCAGACTCATCAGCACATGCACTTTTTCCGGCTGCCAGTTTTTGTACTGATAAATTTCGTCTTTGATTTGAAATTCTTTCCCGAATGACTTCATGGCCGGATGGTCGGCGTTGTGCACAGTGATCGTCACCGTGTTGCCCGCATTCCAGGGATGACCGTTGAACGATCCGCCGATCATATCCCAATAGGGTTCATACGTCTTATAGGTATCCGTCGCAGAATGGAAGCCAATGAAGCCATGCCCTTTCTGTTTGAGCCAGTCATTCAGAAAATATTGCATATCTTCTTCTTTGATCGGAAGCATCCCCGTCGTGTAAAACATCACGAGATCATAGTTTTTCAGATTCTCTTTCGTGAAGTCAGCGGCAGCATCCTGAGTGCAGTCGACCGTGAACAGGC
This genomic interval from Gimesia alba contains the following:
- a CDS encoding ThuA domain-containing protein, with translation MRFRLLLSCCLLACTLLLTPSYSQAESGKTRVLMLTQSKGYTHGSVKRKDKTELAPAEIAMVQLGKQSGLFTVDCTQDAAADFTKENLKNYDLVMFYTTGMLPIKEEDMQYFLNDWLKQKGHGFIGFHSATDTYKTYEPYWDMIGGSFNGHPWNAGNTVTITVHNADHPAMKSFGKEFQIKDEIYQYKNWQPEKVHVLMSLNMEKCNPKRPYQVPVAWAKEWGQGKVFVNNLGHNPQTWANPVFQKSVIGAIKWIRGDAPSAVPVNPELSKREDAKAAAATKAAEK